The following are encoded together in the Bos mutus isolate GX-2022 chromosome 3, NWIPB_WYAK_1.1, whole genome shotgun sequence genome:
- the SLC5A9 gene encoding sodium/glucose cotransporter 4 isoform X3 translates to MSTELAAMGPGALGSGVSTATVPRSAPGPRGSLHAYDIAVLVVYFVFVIGVGVWSSIRARRGTIGGYFLAGRSMSWWPIGASLMSSNVGSGLFIGLAGTGAAGGLAVGGFEWNATWLLLALGWIFVPVYIAAGVVTMPQYLKKRFGGQRIQVYMSVLSLILYIFTKISTDIFSGALFIQMALGWNLYLSTVTLLVVTAVYTITGGLTAVIYTDTLQTVIMVGGALVLMFLGFQEVGWYPGLEERYRQALPNVTVPNTTCHLPRPDAFHMFRDPVCGDLPWPGLIFGLTVLATWCWCTDQVIVQRSLSAKSLSHAKGGSILGGYLKILPMFFIVMPGMISRALYPDEVGCVDPDVCQAICGARVGCSNIAYPKLVIALMPVGLRGLMIAVIMAALMSSLTSIFNSSSTLFAIDVWQRFRKNATEQELMVVGRVFVVFLVVISILWIPIIQSSNSGQLFDYIQSVTSYLAPPITALFLLAIFCKRVTEPGAFWGLLFGLVVGLLRMILEFCYPAPACGEEDRRPAVLKDFHYLYFALLLCGLTAIVIVAVSLCTAPIPEEKLARLTWWTRHHPLSELEKEPPESTAGTAEVASGEGPTGARGAEDPGQGQEQPGGDLPNPGIEFGSPAL, encoded by the exons ATGAGCACGGAGCTGGCAGCAATGGGGCCTGGCGCTTTGGGAAGTGGGGTCAGCACTGCGACAGTTCCACGCTCAGCGCCGGGTCCCAGAGGCAGCCTGCATGCCTACGATATCGCCGTCCTGGTCGTCTACTTTGTCTTCGTCATCGGAGTAGGGGTCTGG TCATCCATTCGTGCGAGACGAGGGACCATCGGCGGCTACTTCCTGGCGGGGAGGTCCATGAGCTGGTGGCCA ATCGGAGCATCTCTGATGTCCAGCAACGTGGGCAGCGGCTTGTTCATCGGCCTGGCTGGGACGGGGGCTGCTGGAGGTCTTGCTGTGGGTGGCTTTGAGTGGAAT GCAACCTGGCTGCTTCTGGCCCTTGGCTGGATCTTTGTCCCCGTGTACATTGCTGCCGGTGTGGTCACAATGCCGCAGTACCTGAAGAAGCGATTCGGGGGCCAGAGGATCCAGGTGTACATGTCTGTCCTTTCTCTCATCCTCTACATCTTCACCAAGATTTCA ACTGACATCTTCTCTGGAGCCCTGTTCATCCAGATGGCCTTGGGCTGGAACCTTTACCTCTCCACAGTGACCCTGCTGGTGGTGACGGCCGTCTACACCATCACAG GGGGCCTCACGGCCGTGATCTACACAGACACTCTGCAGACCGTGATCATGGTCGGGGGAGCCCTCGTCCTCATGTTTCTGG GCTTTCAGGAGGTGGGCTGGTACCCAGGCCTGGAGGAGCGGTACAGGCAGGCCCTCCCTAACGTCACAGTCCCCAACACCACCTGTCACCTCCCCCGGCCCGACGCCTTCCACATGTTCCGGGACCCTGTGTGCGGGGACCTCCCCTGGCCAGGCCTCATCTTCGGGCTCACGGTGCTGGCCACCTGGTGCTGGTGCACTGACCAG GTCATTGTGCAGAGGTCTCTCTCCGCCAAGAGTCTGTCCCATGCCAAGGGGGGCTCCATTCTGGGGGGCTACCTGAAGATCCTGCCCATGTTCTTCATCGTCATGCCTGGCATGATCAGCCGGGCCCTGTACCCAG ATGAGGTGGGCTGCGTGGATCCCGACGTCTGCCAAGCGATCTGTGGGGCCCGTGTGGGATGTTCTAACATTGCCTACCCCAAGCTGGTCATAGCTCTCATGCCCGTGG GTCTGCGGGGCCTGATGATCGCGGTGATCATGGCCGCCCTCATGAGCTCACTCACCTCCATCTtcaacagcagcagcaccctgTTCGCCATTGACGTGTGGCAGCGCTTCCGCAAGAACGCAACAGAACAGGAGCTGATGGTGGTGGGCAG AGTGTTTGTGGTGTTCCTGGTCGTCATCAGTATCCTCTGGATCCCCATCATCCAAAGCTCCAACAGCGGGCAGCTCTTCGACTACATCCAGTCTGTCACCAGCTACCTGGCCCCGCCCATCACTGCCCTCTTCCTGCTGGCCATCTTCTGCAAGAGGGTCACAGAGCCT GGAGCCTTCTGGGGCCTCCTGTTTGGCCTGGTGGTGGGGCTTCTTCGCATGATCCTGGAGTTCTGCTACCCAGCCCCAGCCTGCGGGGAGGAGGACCGCAGGCCGGCCGTGCTCAAGGACTTCCACTACCTCTATTTCGCACTCCTCCTCTGTGGGCTCACCGCCATTGTCATCGTCGCTGTCAGCCTCTGCACAGCTCCCATCCCTGAGGAAAAG CTGGCTCGTCTGACTTGGTGGACGCGGCATCACCCCCTCTCTGAGCTGGAGAAGGAGCCCCCTGAGAGTACAGCGGGGACAGCGGAGGTGGCCTCTGGGGAGGGCCCCACAGGGGCCAGAGGAGCAGAAGACCCCGGCCAGGGCCAGGAGCAGCCTGGAG
- the SLC5A9 gene encoding sodium/glucose cotransporter 4 isoform X1, with protein sequence MSTELAAMGPGALGSGVSTATVPRSAPGPRGSLHAYDIAVLVVYFVFVIGVGVWSSIRARRGTIGGYFLAGRSMSWWPIGASLMSSNVGSGLFIGLAGTGAAGGLAVGGFEWNATWLLLALGWIFVPVYIAAGVVTMPQYLKKRFGGQRIQVYMSVLSLILYIFTKISTDIFSGALFIQMALGWNLYLSTVTLLVVTAVYTITGGLTAVIYTDTLQTVIMVGGALVLMFLGFQEVGWYPGLEERYRQALPNVTVPNTTCHLPRPDAFHMFRDPVCGDLPWPGLIFGLTVLATWCWCTDQVIVQRSLSAKSLSHAKGGSILGGYLKILPMFFIVMPGMISRALYPDEVGCVDPDVCQAICGARVGCSNIAYPKLVIALMPVGLRGLMIAVIMAALMSSLTSIFNSSSTLFAIDVWQRFRKNATEQELMVVGRVFVVFLVVISILWIPIIQSSNSGQLFDYIQSVTSYLAPPITALFLLAIFCKRVTEPGAFWGLLFGLVVGLLRMILEFCYPAPACGEEDRRPAVLKDFHYLYFALLLCGLTAIVIVAVSLCTAPIPEEKLARLTWWTRHHPLSELEKEPPESTAGTAEVASGEGPTGARGAEDPGQGQEQPGGIQLPWKKPRPCRDVPPPGSCLMPTSGSKSHSCSHTRWTCFCDSADHRTVRFGSQTRQHSKGQGPSDFVPRK encoded by the exons ATGAGCACGGAGCTGGCAGCAATGGGGCCTGGCGCTTTGGGAAGTGGGGTCAGCACTGCGACAGTTCCACGCTCAGCGCCGGGTCCCAGAGGCAGCCTGCATGCCTACGATATCGCCGTCCTGGTCGTCTACTTTGTCTTCGTCATCGGAGTAGGGGTCTGG TCATCCATTCGTGCGAGACGAGGGACCATCGGCGGCTACTTCCTGGCGGGGAGGTCCATGAGCTGGTGGCCA ATCGGAGCATCTCTGATGTCCAGCAACGTGGGCAGCGGCTTGTTCATCGGCCTGGCTGGGACGGGGGCTGCTGGAGGTCTTGCTGTGGGTGGCTTTGAGTGGAAT GCAACCTGGCTGCTTCTGGCCCTTGGCTGGATCTTTGTCCCCGTGTACATTGCTGCCGGTGTGGTCACAATGCCGCAGTACCTGAAGAAGCGATTCGGGGGCCAGAGGATCCAGGTGTACATGTCTGTCCTTTCTCTCATCCTCTACATCTTCACCAAGATTTCA ACTGACATCTTCTCTGGAGCCCTGTTCATCCAGATGGCCTTGGGCTGGAACCTTTACCTCTCCACAGTGACCCTGCTGGTGGTGACGGCCGTCTACACCATCACAG GGGGCCTCACGGCCGTGATCTACACAGACACTCTGCAGACCGTGATCATGGTCGGGGGAGCCCTCGTCCTCATGTTTCTGG GCTTTCAGGAGGTGGGCTGGTACCCAGGCCTGGAGGAGCGGTACAGGCAGGCCCTCCCTAACGTCACAGTCCCCAACACCACCTGTCACCTCCCCCGGCCCGACGCCTTCCACATGTTCCGGGACCCTGTGTGCGGGGACCTCCCCTGGCCAGGCCTCATCTTCGGGCTCACGGTGCTGGCCACCTGGTGCTGGTGCACTGACCAG GTCATTGTGCAGAGGTCTCTCTCCGCCAAGAGTCTGTCCCATGCCAAGGGGGGCTCCATTCTGGGGGGCTACCTGAAGATCCTGCCCATGTTCTTCATCGTCATGCCTGGCATGATCAGCCGGGCCCTGTACCCAG ATGAGGTGGGCTGCGTGGATCCCGACGTCTGCCAAGCGATCTGTGGGGCCCGTGTGGGATGTTCTAACATTGCCTACCCCAAGCTGGTCATAGCTCTCATGCCCGTGG GTCTGCGGGGCCTGATGATCGCGGTGATCATGGCCGCCCTCATGAGCTCACTCACCTCCATCTtcaacagcagcagcaccctgTTCGCCATTGACGTGTGGCAGCGCTTCCGCAAGAACGCAACAGAACAGGAGCTGATGGTGGTGGGCAG AGTGTTTGTGGTGTTCCTGGTCGTCATCAGTATCCTCTGGATCCCCATCATCCAAAGCTCCAACAGCGGGCAGCTCTTCGACTACATCCAGTCTGTCACCAGCTACCTGGCCCCGCCCATCACTGCCCTCTTCCTGCTGGCCATCTTCTGCAAGAGGGTCACAGAGCCT GGAGCCTTCTGGGGCCTCCTGTTTGGCCTGGTGGTGGGGCTTCTTCGCATGATCCTGGAGTTCTGCTACCCAGCCCCAGCCTGCGGGGAGGAGGACCGCAGGCCGGCCGTGCTCAAGGACTTCCACTACCTCTATTTCGCACTCCTCCTCTGTGGGCTCACCGCCATTGTCATCGTCGCTGTCAGCCTCTGCACAGCTCCCATCCCTGAGGAAAAG CTGGCTCGTCTGACTTGGTGGACGCGGCATCACCCCCTCTCTGAGCTGGAGAAGGAGCCCCCTGAGAGTACAGCGGGGACAGCGGAGGTGGCCTCTGGGGAGGGCCCCACAGGGGCCAGAGGAGCAGAAGACCCCGGCCAGGGCCAGGAGCAGCCTGGAG GCATCCAGCTACCCTGGAAAAAACCACGACCTTGCCGGGatgtccctcctccaggaagctgccTGATGCCCACAAGTGGATCAAAGTCCCATTCCTGCTCCCACACCCGCTGGACCTGCTTCTGTGACAGTGCTGATCACAGGACTGTGAGATTTGGCTCCCAGACCAGACAGCACTCCAAGGGGCAGGGTCCAAGTGACTTTGTACCCAGAAAGTAA
- the SLC5A9 gene encoding sodium/glucose cotransporter 4 isoform X2 has translation MSTELAAMGPGALGSGVSTATVPRSAPGPRGSLHAYDIAVLVVYFVFVIGVGVWSSIRARRGTIGGYFLAGRSMSWWPIGASLMSSNVGSGLFIGLAGTGAAGGLAVGGFEWNATWLLLALGWIFVPVYIAAGVVTMPQYLKKRFGGQRIQVYMSVLSLILYIFTKISTDIFSGALFIQMALGWNLYLSTVTLLVVTAVYTITGGLTAVIYTDTLQTVIMVGGALVLMFLGFQEVGWYPGLEERYRQALPNVTVPNTTCHLPRPDAFHMFRDPVCGDLPWPGLIFGLTVLATWCWCTDQVIVQRSLSAKSLSHAKGGSILGGYLKILPMFFIVMPGMISRALYPDEVGCVDPDVCQAICGARVGCSNIAYPKLVIALMPVGLRGLMIAVIMAALMSSLTSIFNSSSTLFAIDVWQRFRKNATEQELMVVGRVFVVFLVVISILWIPIIQSSNSGQLFDYIQSVTSYLAPPITALFLLAIFCKRVTEPGAFWGLLFGLVVGLLRMILEFCYPAPACGEEDRRPAVLKDFHYLYFALLLCGLTAIVIVAVSLCTAPIPEEKLARLTWWTRHHPLSELEKEPPESTAGTAEVASGEGPTGARGAEDPGQGQEQPGAPRRYWGQWLWRWLCGLSGAPEQALSPVEKAALEQKLTSIAEEPLWRSVCNINAVLLLAVNVFLWGYFA, from the exons ATGAGCACGGAGCTGGCAGCAATGGGGCCTGGCGCTTTGGGAAGTGGGGTCAGCACTGCGACAGTTCCACGCTCAGCGCCGGGTCCCAGAGGCAGCCTGCATGCCTACGATATCGCCGTCCTGGTCGTCTACTTTGTCTTCGTCATCGGAGTAGGGGTCTGG TCATCCATTCGTGCGAGACGAGGGACCATCGGCGGCTACTTCCTGGCGGGGAGGTCCATGAGCTGGTGGCCA ATCGGAGCATCTCTGATGTCCAGCAACGTGGGCAGCGGCTTGTTCATCGGCCTGGCTGGGACGGGGGCTGCTGGAGGTCTTGCTGTGGGTGGCTTTGAGTGGAAT GCAACCTGGCTGCTTCTGGCCCTTGGCTGGATCTTTGTCCCCGTGTACATTGCTGCCGGTGTGGTCACAATGCCGCAGTACCTGAAGAAGCGATTCGGGGGCCAGAGGATCCAGGTGTACATGTCTGTCCTTTCTCTCATCCTCTACATCTTCACCAAGATTTCA ACTGACATCTTCTCTGGAGCCCTGTTCATCCAGATGGCCTTGGGCTGGAACCTTTACCTCTCCACAGTGACCCTGCTGGTGGTGACGGCCGTCTACACCATCACAG GGGGCCTCACGGCCGTGATCTACACAGACACTCTGCAGACCGTGATCATGGTCGGGGGAGCCCTCGTCCTCATGTTTCTGG GCTTTCAGGAGGTGGGCTGGTACCCAGGCCTGGAGGAGCGGTACAGGCAGGCCCTCCCTAACGTCACAGTCCCCAACACCACCTGTCACCTCCCCCGGCCCGACGCCTTCCACATGTTCCGGGACCCTGTGTGCGGGGACCTCCCCTGGCCAGGCCTCATCTTCGGGCTCACGGTGCTGGCCACCTGGTGCTGGTGCACTGACCAG GTCATTGTGCAGAGGTCTCTCTCCGCCAAGAGTCTGTCCCATGCCAAGGGGGGCTCCATTCTGGGGGGCTACCTGAAGATCCTGCCCATGTTCTTCATCGTCATGCCTGGCATGATCAGCCGGGCCCTGTACCCAG ATGAGGTGGGCTGCGTGGATCCCGACGTCTGCCAAGCGATCTGTGGGGCCCGTGTGGGATGTTCTAACATTGCCTACCCCAAGCTGGTCATAGCTCTCATGCCCGTGG GTCTGCGGGGCCTGATGATCGCGGTGATCATGGCCGCCCTCATGAGCTCACTCACCTCCATCTtcaacagcagcagcaccctgTTCGCCATTGACGTGTGGCAGCGCTTCCGCAAGAACGCAACAGAACAGGAGCTGATGGTGGTGGGCAG AGTGTTTGTGGTGTTCCTGGTCGTCATCAGTATCCTCTGGATCCCCATCATCCAAAGCTCCAACAGCGGGCAGCTCTTCGACTACATCCAGTCTGTCACCAGCTACCTGGCCCCGCCCATCACTGCCCTCTTCCTGCTGGCCATCTTCTGCAAGAGGGTCACAGAGCCT GGAGCCTTCTGGGGCCTCCTGTTTGGCCTGGTGGTGGGGCTTCTTCGCATGATCCTGGAGTTCTGCTACCCAGCCCCAGCCTGCGGGGAGGAGGACCGCAGGCCGGCCGTGCTCAAGGACTTCCACTACCTCTATTTCGCACTCCTCCTCTGTGGGCTCACCGCCATTGTCATCGTCGCTGTCAGCCTCTGCACAGCTCCCATCCCTGAGGAAAAG CTGGCTCGTCTGACTTGGTGGACGCGGCATCACCCCCTCTCTGAGCTGGAGAAGGAGCCCCCTGAGAGTACAGCGGGGACAGCGGAGGTGGCCTCTGGGGAGGGCCCCACAGGGGCCAGAGGAGCAGAAGACCCCGGCCAGGGCCAGGAGCAGCCTGGAG CCCCACGCAGGTACTGGGGACAGTGGCTCTGGCGGTGGCTCTGCGGACTCTCGGGAGCCCCGGAGCAAGCGCTGAGCCCTGTCGAGAAGGCTGCCCTGGAACAGAAACTGACCAGCATCGCGGAGGAGCCACTCTGGAGGAGCGTCTGCAACATTAACGCTGTGCTGCTGCTGGCCGTCAATGTCTTCCTTTGGGGCTATTTTGCATGA